In one window of Methanococcoides methylutens DNA:
- the rnfG gene encoding Rnf electron transport complex subunit RnfG: MTDSNKDVVVIIGKLVLISVIASALLAVTYVPTSEQLKKNYEEARTATLAELMPQAAEFEAVYGDEIINDEGDREILYYRAKDGSGNLIGYAFFRQHPGAQGLLEIAGGVDASFNEMSGMSVMSHTETPGLGSKITEPAFKDQFKNVKVADLSLSKSGGAIDSITGATISSQAVVDALNAQVEVIQGAEA; the protein is encoded by the coding sequence ATGACTGATTCAAACAAGGATGTAGTAGTTATCATAGGTAAGCTGGTTCTGATCTCTGTGATCGCTTCAGCACTTCTGGCTGTAACATATGTGCCTACAAGTGAACAATTAAAGAAGAACTATGAAGAAGCAAGGACTGCAACACTTGCTGAGCTAATGCCCCAGGCAGCAGAATTTGAGGCAGTATACGGTGATGAGATCATTAATGATGAGGGCGACCGGGAAATACTTTACTATCGTGCTAAAGACGGTTCCGGAAATCTTATCGGGTATGCTTTCTTCAGACAACATCCCGGTGCACAAGGTCTATTGGAAATTGCCGGTGGTGTTGATGCTTCATTCAATGAGATGAGTGGTATGAGTGTCATGTCCCACACAGAAACTCCTGGATTAGGTTCAAAGATAACTGAACCCGCTTTTAAGGATCAGTTCAAAAACGTAAAAGTAGCAGACCTGAGTTTGTCAAAGTCTGGTGGTGCAATTGATTCAATTACCGGTGCCACGATATCATCTCAGGCAGTAGTAGATGCCCTGAATGCCCAGGTTGAAGTTATACAGGGAGCAGAGGCTTAA
- the rnfD gene encoding Rnf electron transport complex subunit RnfD: protein MTFTISAPPHKKEDITFNKIMWAKIIALVPVVLLSVYLFGLPAIGLVIAGILAAVVTEVAIQKAFGQKITIADGHAILIGLMIAMVVPPEVPLWIPMIGSVFAVGIGKHAFGGIGSYVFNPVLAAWVFLSLAWWSLMNPASYPQTTALSDLVLEHGAGVMAGVSPLALLLAGGILILLRYVEWRIPVSFFVTTVLLAVLLGDSLSYVVLGVVLFGVLFLATDTSSSPVTKNGRVIYGVVCGVLVVIYGHFANYVDATFYGLFLANCVSALIDNNTLPGSYGSETFLQRKYKSILSKVPFKDRLEVLLDD, encoded by the coding sequence ATGACATTTACGATTTCAGCTCCTCCTCATAAAAAAGAGGATATTACTTTTAATAAGATAATGTGGGCCAAGATAATTGCTCTTGTACCTGTTGTCCTGCTATCTGTATATCTATTTGGCCTTCCTGCAATAGGATTGGTCATTGCAGGTATTCTGGCAGCAGTTGTGACAGAGGTTGCAATACAGAAAGCATTTGGCCAGAAGATAACGATTGCAGATGGGCATGCCATTCTTATTGGTCTAATGATCGCCATGGTGGTACCGCCGGAAGTTCCATTGTGGATCCCGATGATAGGTTCTGTCTTTGCGGTCGGAATAGGCAAGCATGCGTTTGGTGGTATCGGATCATATGTGTTCAACCCTGTACTCGCTGCATGGGTATTCCTGAGCCTTGCATGGTGGTCACTAATGAACCCTGCATCTTATCCGCAGACAACGGCTTTATCAGATCTTGTACTTGAGCATGGTGCAGGTGTAATGGCAGGTGTATCTCCGCTTGCATTGTTGCTTGCAGGTGGCATACTAATATTACTTCGTTATGTTGAATGGAGGATTCCAGTTTCTTTCTTCGTGACCACTGTATTGCTCGCAGTTCTTCTGGGTGACAGTTTGTCATACGTTGTTCTTGGTGTTGTTCTGTTTGGGGTATTGTTCCTGGCAACGGACACTTCAAGTTCACCTGTTACAAAGAACGGGCGTGTGATCTATGGGGTCGTTTGTGGTGTTCTGGTAGTAATATATGGTCACTTTGCAAATTATGTCGATGCGACCTTCTATGGTCTGTTCCTTGCAAATTGTGTTTCAGCATTGATCGATAACAACACACTTCCGGGATCTTATGGTTCTGAGACTTTCTTGCAGCGCAAGTACAAGAGTATTCTTTCAAAGGTTCCTTTCAAGGACCGTCTGGAGGTGTTATTAGATGACTGA
- the rnfC gene encoding Rnf electron transport complex subunit RnfC, which translates to MTKVNIMKNMPEKVIIPLKQHDGTACEPLVKKGDMVCEGQKIGECGAYNSASVHSSVSGEVISIEEAPHPNGNKVNSVVIQPSEEAECADLKSKDVQASELADLIKDAGIVEHYGCPTHMVLKPEGKKIDLVLVNATSSEWIGGHYDTPSQYSSQMLDALKLLMKAAGASKGAIVLRNDDLESISAFNGLNFDGKNITVAPLIGKRKIKYYFKEMSSDIVVASQDHIYGKKILDLFTYNVTGRKVSFGCDPTDVGIAICSVKSAKALYDAVNTGKPYIETVVSVSGKVKNPQKILVRIGTTFKDVIDACGGYVGEPGKLIANGSITGVAQYTDEVPVSKTTTSIFVQSADDVVRGEFVDCTHCARCVDVCPVNLVPSRIAALSDQGRFDECRQMHIMNCVECGRCAAVCPSKIHVLQLIKYAKNSIEKAYEDFAPKESSTNLKLGCGCGGGE; encoded by the coding sequence GTGACAAAGGTCAATATTATGAAAAATATGCCTGAGAAGGTCATTATTCCTTTAAAGCAGCATGATGGTACAGCATGTGAACCACTTGTGAAGAAAGGGGATATGGTGTGTGAAGGGCAGAAGATAGGTGAATGCGGAGCATATAATTCCGCATCTGTTCATTCAAGTGTATCCGGGGAAGTTATTTCCATCGAGGAAGCTCCCCACCCCAACGGTAACAAGGTGAACAGTGTTGTGATCCAGCCATCTGAAGAAGCAGAGTGTGCTGATCTTAAGTCAAAGGATGTTCAGGCTTCTGAACTTGCAGATCTGATAAAGGATGCTGGTATTGTTGAGCATTATGGATGCCCGACACATATGGTCCTGAAACCTGAAGGTAAGAAGATAGATCTCGTCCTGGTAAATGCTACGTCTTCAGAATGGATCGGCGGGCACTACGATACTCCTTCTCAGTATTCATCACAGATGCTTGATGCATTGAAATTGCTGATGAAGGCTGCAGGAGCTTCAAAAGGTGCTATCGTCCTCAGGAATGATGATCTTGAATCCATCAGTGCTTTTAACGGATTGAACTTCGATGGAAAGAACATTACTGTTGCTCCGCTGATCGGCAAGAGGAAGATCAAATATTACTTTAAAGAGATGTCTTCGGATATTGTGGTCGCATCACAGGACCACATATATGGAAAGAAGATCCTTGATCTTTTTACTTATAATGTAACGGGTAGAAAAGTTTCTTTTGGCTGTGATCCTACTGATGTCGGTATTGCTATATGCAGTGTGAAATCTGCAAAAGCACTTTATGATGCAGTGAATACCGGAAAACCATATATCGAAACCGTGGTTTCAGTTTCCGGAAAGGTGAAGAATCCACAGAAGATCCTTGTAAGGATCGGAACTACTTTCAAAGATGTAATTGATGCATGTGGTGGCTATGTCGGTGAACCTGGTAAACTGATCGCAAATGGTTCGATCACAGGTGTAGCACAGTATACTGATGAAGTGCCTGTTAGCAAGACAACGACATCCATATTCGTCCAGTCAGCAGATGATGTTGTGAGGGGTGAATTCGTCGATTGTACTCACTGCGCAAGATGTGTTGATGTATGTCCTGTAAACCTCGTACCTAGCAGGATCGCAGCACTATCTGACCAGGGACGTTTTGATGAATGTCGTCAGATGCATATTATGAATTGTGTTGAATGTGGCAGATGTGCAGCCGTATGCCCTTCAAAGATACATGTTCTTCAGCTTATAAAATATGCAAAGAATTCTATCGAAAAGGCGTATGAAGACTTTGCTCCAAAAGAATCATCTACTAACCTTAAGTTAGGATGTGGCTGCGGTGGAGGCGAATAA
- the mmcA gene encoding methanogenesis multiheme c-type cytochrome, whose product MAKLEVILLAAAIFIFAFAGVFASMGYSGNEAIAHHYMTEGEWSDSSCGGCHFTVSDHVETNTHIQRDIDEWDPLTNFDIEVEGEDEWVERYGAYHPGGGALEEYGVDVDCMVCHEQYGMYDFDARAMKFAEGDFENANAAAMVDANAAVQKDNIRKFTYFSNAVTPLPLLLLFHDTVNGAPAKESCAENCHEANIPTTAVMWSAPDYEEFDVHAEVECAECHEISHSSLLVKADVENIHELEAETRSCDDADCHAGISHGPIADAHLETVECESCHIPALPGGELPGGTTLESFDWSNGERVDSFKTETIIPVLAWSNGFGEDELNIPDGKDDADVKLAPFNIVTGIWWDEGVNPEVAESPDTSKEIGDPIAVAYVEAADADRDGMVTVDEMRGYDGDADGEADYPYAVLRTVDLHYRLSHNIAGSEVGMADPLECADCHGSTATAIDWELIGYDSDPAQTDPPTDFTLKTIDATIPGAKPPEVEREPAF is encoded by the coding sequence ATGGCAAAATTAGAGGTAATACTATTGGCAGCCGCCATTTTCATCTTCGCATTTGCAGGCGTTTTCGCAAGCATGGGTTATAGTGGCAATGAAGCGATCGCTCATCACTATATGACTGAAGGAGAATGGTCGGACTCAAGTTGTGGAGGTTGTCACTTCACGGTATCGGATCATGTGGAGACCAACACCCATATTCAAAGAGATATCGATGAATGGGATCCACTGACAAACTTTGATATTGAGGTAGAGGGCGAAGACGAATGGGTCGAACGCTATGGTGCTTATCATCCTGGCGGTGGGGCATTGGAAGAGTATGGCGTAGATGTGGACTGCATGGTCTGCCATGAGCAGTATGGTATGTATGATTTTGATGCACGTGCTATGAAGTTTGCTGAAGGAGACTTTGAAAATGCAAATGCAGCAGCTATGGTGGATGCAAATGCCGCAGTGCAGAAAGATAATATCAGAAAGTTCACCTATTTCTCAAATGCTGTTACTCCACTTCCACTGTTATTGTTGTTCCACGACACTGTCAATGGTGCTCCTGCAAAAGAATCATGTGCGGAGAATTGCCATGAGGCAAATATCCCTACTACAGCAGTAATGTGGTCTGCACCTGATTATGAGGAATTTGATGTACATGCTGAGGTAGAATGTGCTGAATGTCATGAGATCTCACATTCAAGTCTTCTGGTAAAGGCGGATGTTGAAAATATTCATGAATTGGAAGCTGAGACTCGCAGCTGTGATGATGCAGATTGTCATGCAGGCATCTCACACGGACCTATCGCTGATGCTCACCTTGAGACCGTAGAGTGCGAGTCCTGTCATATTCCTGCACTTCCGGGAGGAGAACTTCCAGGTGGAACGACACTTGAGTCATTTGACTGGTCGAACGGTGAACGTGTTGATTCCTTCAAGACGGAAACAATAATTCCTGTGCTTGCATGGTCCAATGGCTTCGGTGAGGATGAACTGAACATTCCTGATGGGAAGGATGATGCTGATGTGAAACTTGCACCTTTCAATATCGTAACCGGTATCTGGTGGGATGAGGGTGTGAACCCTGAGGTTGCAGAGTCACCTGACACAAGCAAGGAGATTGGTGACCCGATAGCTGTAGCATATGTGGAAGCTGCTGATGCAGACCGGGATGGTATGGTGACAGTCGATGAGATGAGGGGCTATGACGGTGATGCTGATGGTGAAGCTGATTATCCGTATGCTGTGCTCAGGACCGTTGATCTTCATTACAGGTTGAGCCACAACATCGCAGGCTCAGAGGTAGGAATGGCAGATCCATTAGAATGTGCTGATTGCCATGGTTCAACTGCTACAGCAATTGACTGGGAGCTGATTGGCTATGATTCCGATCCTGCACAGACGGATCCTCCAACAGATTTCACATTAAAGACGATCGATGCGACCATACCAGGGGCAAAACCTCCTGAAGTTGAAAGGGAGCCTGCGTTCTAA
- a CDS encoding FAD:protein FMN transferase codes for MDKKTVLLLVLIVIVSISFTVLYEEQENSLPIESKMFYTDSRSIMDTTVTIAIYDLNEEHAVQTIDKAFVRVGDVDDVMSSYKNDSQASILNERSRLEGASSDLIYVIERSMYYSTISNGAFDITIMPVLDLWASKFSPGGTYQPPTQEEINTTLELVDYRMITIEDGNISMEPGMKIALGGIAKGYAVDQAIETLTSQGITSCFVDAGGDGRYIGTKPDGTMWTVGLQNPDKQGDFITVMQLEDLAVATSGNYERYFSDAAKVSHISDPRTGYSVNELISATVITETAMDADALATTVFVLGKDEGMELIETLEGVECLIITSDKRILRSTGFAEYETTLE; via the coding sequence ATGGACAAAAAAACAGTTCTATTGCTAGTATTAATCGTTATAGTTTCCATTTCATTCACAGTATTATATGAGGAGCAGGAGAACAGTTTACCCATTGAAAGTAAAATGTTTTATACTGATTCCCGCAGTATAATGGACACAACCGTTACAATCGCCATCTACGATCTTAATGAAGAACATGCGGTACAGACTATTGACAAAGCTTTTGTAAGAGTTGGCGATGTCGATGACGTAATGAGCAGTTACAAAAACGATAGCCAGGCAAGTATCCTGAATGAAAGATCAAGACTTGAAGGCGCCTCATCAGACCTAATTTACGTTATTGAACGGTCCATGTATTATTCTACCATAAGCAACGGTGCATTTGACATCACAATAATGCCAGTACTTGACCTCTGGGCAAGCAAGTTCAGTCCCGGTGGAACATACCAGCCACCTACCCAGGAAGAAATTAATACCACTCTCGAACTTGTTGATTACAGAATGATAACCATCGAGGATGGAAATATCTCCATGGAACCAGGTATGAAGATCGCCCTTGGAGGAATAGCAAAAGGATATGCTGTTGACCAGGCCATAGAAACGTTGACATCACAAGGCATAACAAGCTGTTTTGTTGATGCAGGTGGAGACGGACGATACATTGGCACAAAGCCCGATGGAACCATGTGGACAGTAGGACTCCAGAACCCCGACAAACAGGGAGATTTCATCACAGTAATGCAGCTTGAAGATCTGGCTGTTGCAACAAGTGGTAACTACGAGCGTTACTTCAGTGATGCTGCAAAGGTATCCCATATATCCGATCCAAGAACCGGATACTCAGTTAACGAATTGATCAGCGCAACCGTCATTACAGAAACAGCCATGGATGCTGATGCCCTGGCAACCACTGTGTTCGTACTTGGAAAAGATGAAGGAATGGAGCTCATCGAAACCCTTGAAGGAGTCGAATGCCTGATAATCACGTCAGATAAAAGGATACTTCGATCGACTGGCTTTGCAGAATATGAAACAACACTGGAATAA
- the thpR gene encoding RNA 2',3'-cyclic phosphodiesterase produces MARIFVAVDLPEEFRDEVRVIQTRFSGLKLKLVDPDLVHITMKFIGEVKESMIPEVAEALESIECKPFDALVGGIGVFPKPKAPRVVWLGAEGNFELLHDEVESKLSKFRFKKDKKKFTTHATLARVKFMPAGQMDEFLGLLDELDGVEVGKMVVDRICLKKSTLTPQGPIYETLHEVMLG; encoded by the coding sequence ATGGCCAGAATATTTGTTGCAGTTGATCTGCCAGAGGAGTTCCGTGATGAGGTCCGGGTCATACAAACACGTTTTTCCGGGCTTAAGTTGAAATTGGTCGACCCTGATCTTGTACATATTACCATGAAGTTCATTGGTGAGGTAAAGGAATCAATGATCCCGGAGGTTGCAGAAGCTCTGGAGTCCATTGAATGCAAACCTTTTGATGCCCTTGTCGGTGGTATTGGGGTTTTCCCAAAGCCTAAAGCTCCAAGGGTTGTTTGGTTGGGTGCAGAGGGGAACTTTGAGCTTCTCCATGATGAGGTGGAATCAAAGCTTTCAAAGTTCAGGTTCAAGAAGGATAAGAAGAAGTTCACCACACATGCCACTCTTGCAAGGGTGAAATTTATGCCTGCAGGGCAGATGGATGAGTTTCTGGGATTACTTGATGAGCTTGATGGTGTCGAAGTTGGCAAGATGGTAGTTGACAGGATATGTCTAAAGAAAAGTACTCTGACGCCACAGGGTCCTATATATGAGACACTTCATGAGGTCATGTTAGGGTAA
- a CDS encoding DNA integrity scanning protein DisA nucleotide-binding domain protein, whose amino-acid sequence MDTINTPNILAGHAVQIAKELGAPAIIVSGDIDLENIETDIPIYYVTRRQKSIIDNLISDTTDESEKLKKIIEPINRETSGNVRYIEEAAAIEHIIGELKEGTIVGVIQTKESSAIVIHEISQSPLIRTLQECEERIEPEVMRAALTIAFDIAASGREGHKIGTAFILGDTEEVMQRSHQMILNPYAGHKDEHRNILDRMNWESVKEFALLDGIFVISEEGIVNAAGRYLDVDAKDIGIEKGLGGRHVSAAAITRDTFAIAVTISESGGTVRVYMDGKELLCLDYIERPALRDKSQY is encoded by the coding sequence ATGGATACTATCAACACACCAAACATACTGGCAGGACATGCAGTTCAGATCGCTAAAGAACTGGGAGCTCCAGCCATAATAGTATCCGGAGATATTGATCTTGAGAATATTGAAACAGACATCCCCATTTATTATGTTACCCGACGCCAGAAAAGCATAATTGATAACCTGATCTCGGACACCACTGATGAAAGCGAAAAACTGAAAAAGATCATTGAACCCATTAACAGGGAAACTTCCGGAAATGTCCGTTATATCGAAGAGGCGGCGGCTATCGAACATATAATCGGCGAACTAAAGGAAGGTACTATCGTCGGAGTTATCCAGACAAAGGAATCCAGCGCAATAGTCATCCACGAGATATCACAAAGCCCCCTTATCAGAACACTTCAGGAATGTGAAGAAAGAATAGAACCCGAGGTCATGCGTGCAGCACTCACCATAGCATTTGATATTGCTGCAAGCGGAAGAGAAGGACACAAAATAGGAACCGCTTTTATCCTGGGCGATACTGAAGAGGTCATGCAGCGTTCCCATCAAATGATACTAAACCCTTATGCAGGCCATAAGGACGAACATCGGAACATACTGGACAGGATGAACTGGGAATCGGTCAAGGAATTTGCCCTTCTTGACGGCATTTTTGTGATATCAGAGGAAGGTATAGTCAATGCTGCAGGCAGATATCTCGATGTTGATGCAAAGGACATCGGTATTGAAAAGGGCCTTGGAGGAAGACATGTATCAGCAGCCGCTATCACAAGGGACACTTTTGCAATAGCTGTGACAATATCCGAATCCGGAGGAACTGTCAGGGTATATATGGATGGAAAGGAGCTGCTTTGCCTTGATTACATCGAAAGACCTGCATTACGCGACAAATCACAGTATTGA
- a CDS encoding mRNA surveillance protein pelota — MRVTKRDLRGNKEGEIALTPETLDDLWHLKYIIEKGDLVFALTKRKAEASSDKLRPEKVEKKNVRLGIRVDDLEFHKFSNRLRVHGLIEHGMDAGYHHTLNLEEGTALSIIKHWKKDQVERVNEAEATSKRPKVIIVTIEEGDADIGFVRHYGIEVYSHIRQSSGKGEGTLREVFFSTILEQLNHAMCGTESVVVAGPGFTKDDLMKYISSNNSELAAGILVEDTSSIGMSGFQEVLRRGAVDRIMEESRIARESSLMDEFLKEMALGGKVAYGMDEVKTAIDYGAVEKLLVADELLRLEREEGNIDAMIQEVEHAQGSMVVFSTEFEPGQKLHSLGGIAALLRFKI, encoded by the coding sequence ATGAGAGTAACAAAAAGAGACCTGAGGGGAAATAAGGAAGGTGAGATAGCCCTTACTCCGGAGACGCTGGATGATCTGTGGCATTTGAAATACATCATCGAGAAAGGCGACCTTGTATTTGCTCTTACTAAAAGGAAAGCTGAGGCTTCCAGTGATAAGCTCAGGCCGGAGAAGGTCGAGAAAAAGAACGTGAGGCTTGGTATTCGGGTAGATGACCTTGAGTTCCATAAGTTCTCCAATCGTCTCAGGGTCCACGGTCTTATTGAGCATGGGATGGATGCCGGTTATCACCATACTCTCAATCTTGAGGAGGGAACTGCCCTCTCTATTATTAAGCACTGGAAAAAAGATCAGGTCGAGCGTGTGAACGAAGCGGAAGCTACATCCAAAAGACCCAAGGTCATTATCGTCACCATTGAAGAAGGGGATGCAGATATTGGTTTTGTGCGTCACTATGGCATCGAGGTTTATTCCCATATCAGGCAGTCATCCGGGAAAGGCGAAGGAACGCTTCGTGAGGTTTTCTTCAGCACCATCCTGGAGCAGTTAAATCATGCCATGTGCGGAACCGAGTCGGTTGTTGTTGCAGGCCCGGGGTTTACCAAGGATGATCTTATGAAGTACATCTCTTCAAACAATTCCGAGCTGGCAGCAGGTATCCTTGTTGAGGATACATCTTCCATAGGCATGTCCGGTTTTCAGGAAGTGCTCAGAAGAGGTGCTGTTGACAGGATCATGGAAGAGTCCAGGATCGCCAGGGAATCTTCACTTATGGATGAGTTCCTGAAGGAAATGGCTCTTGGTGGCAAGGTCGCATATGGTATGGATGAGGTGAAAACAGCAATAGATTATGGTGCTGTCGAAAAACTTCTGGTGGCCGATGAATTGCTTCGCCTGGAGCGGGAAGAGGGTAATATTGATGCTATGATACAGGAAGTAGAGCATGCGCAGGGTTCTATGGTTGTATTCAGTACAGAGTTCGAGCCCGGGCAGAAATTACACTCTCTCGGTGGTATAGCAGCCTTGTTGAGATTTAAGATTTAA